In one window of Vulpes vulpes isolate BD-2025 chromosome 1, VulVul3, whole genome shotgun sequence DNA:
- the CLPTM1 gene encoding putative lipid scramblase CLPTM1, translating to MAAAQEADGAGSAVVAAGGGGSGQVTSNGSIGRDPPAETQPQNPPPQPAPNAWQVIKGVLFRIFIIWVVSSWFRRGPAPQDQAGPGGAPRVASRNLFPKDTLMNLHVYISEHEHFTDFNATSALFWEQHDLVYGDWTSGENSDGCYEHFAELDIPQSVQQNGSIYIHVYFTKSGFHPDPRQKALYRRLATVHMSRMINKYKRRRFQKTKNLLTGETEADPEMIKRAEDYGPVEVISHWHPNITINIVDDHTPWVKGSVPPPLDQYVKFDAVSGDYYPIIYFNDYWNLQKDYYPINESLASLPLRVSFCPLSLWRWQLYAAQSTKSPWNFLGDELYEQSDEEQDSVKVALLETNPYLLALTIIVSIVHSVFEFLAFKNDIQFWNSRQSLEGLSVRSVFFGVFQSFVVLLYILDNETNFVVQVSVFIGVLIDLWKITKVMDVRLDREQKVAGLFPRPTFKDKSTYIESSTKVYDDMAFRYLSWILFPLLGCYAVYSLLYLEHKGWYSWVLSMLYGFLLTFGFITMTPQLFINYKLKSVAHLPWRMLTYKALNTFIDDLFAFVIKMPVMYRIGCLRDDVVFFIYLYQRWIYRVDPTRVNEFGMSGEAPTAAAPVAEAPTAAGALPPPPAPAPATTTAAAAREEASTPLPAKPTQGASSATEPQEAPPKPAEDKKRD from the exons ATGGCGGCGGCGCAGGAGGCGGACGGGGCCGGCAGCGCCGTGGTTGCGGCCGGGGGAGGCGGCTCCGGTCAG GTGACCAGCAATGGCAGCATTGGGAGGGACCCGCCGGCGGAGACCCAGCCCCAGAACCCACCACCCCAGCCAGCACCCAACGCCTGGCAGGTCATCAAAGGCGTGCTGTTCAG GATCTTCATCATCTGGGTCGTCAGCAGCTGGTTCCGCCGAGGGCCGGCCCCACAGGACCAGGCAGGCCCCGGAGGAGCCCCGCGCGTCGCCAGCCGCAACCTGTTCCCCAAAGACACTTTAATG AACCTGCACGTGTACATCTCAGAGCACGAGCACTTTACAGACTTCAATGCCACATCAGCACTCTTCTGGGAGCAGCATGACCTCGTGTATGGTGACTGGACCAGTGGCGAGAACTCAGATGGCTGCTACGAACACTTCGCTGAGCTGGACATTCCACAG AGTGTCCAACAGAATGGCTCCATCTACATCCACGTCTACTTCACCAAGAGTGGCTTCCACCCAGACCCCCGGCAGAAGGCCCTCTACCGCCGGCTCGCCACAGTCCACATGTCACGGA TGATCAACAAATACAAGCGGCGGCGATTTCAGAAAACCAAGAACCTGTTGACAGGAGAGACAGAAGCTGATCCAGAAATGATCAAG AGGGCCGAGGACTATGGTCCCGTGGAGGTCATCTCCCACTGGCACCCCAACATCACCATCAATATTGTGGACGACCACACGCCGTGGGTGAAGGGCAGTGTGCCTCCTCCTCTGGACCAAT ATGTGAAGTTCGATGCCGTGAGTGGTGACTACTACCCCATCATCTACTTCAACGACTACTGGAACCTGCAGAAGGACTACTACCCCATCAATGAGAGCCTGGCCAGCCTGCCACTCCGTGTCTCCTTCTGCCCACTCTCACTCTGGCGCTGGCAGCTCTACGCTGCCCAGAGCACCAAGTCGCCCTGGAACTTCCTGGGTGACGAACTATATGAGCAGTCAGACGAGGAGCAGGACTCGGTGAAG gttgcACTCCTAGAGACCAACCCCTACCTGCTGGCGCTCACCATCATCGTGTCCATCGTCCACAGTGTCTTTGAGTTCCTGGCCTTCAAGAACG ATATCCAGTTCTGGAACAGCCGGCAGTCTCTGGAGGGCCTGTCTGTGCGCTCTGTCTTCTTCGGCGTCTTTCAGTCTTTCGTGGTCCTTCTCTATATCCTGGACAACGAGACAAATTTCGTGGTCCAGGTCAGCGTCTTCATCGGGGTCCTCATCGACCTCTGGAAGATCACCAAGGTCATGGACGTCCGG CTGGACCGGGAGCAGAAGGTGGCGGGGCTCTTCCCCCGCCCGACCTTCAAAGACAAGTCCACGTACATCGAGTCCTCGACCAAAGTGTATGATGAT ATGGCGTTCCGGTACCTGTCATGGATCCTTTTCCCGCTCCTGGGCTGCTACGCTGTCTACAGCCTCCTGTACCTGGAGCACAAGGGCTGGTACTCCTGGGTGCTCAGCATGCTATATGGCTTCTTGCTGACCTTTG GCTTCATCACCATGACCCCTCAGCTCTTCATCAACTACAAGCTCAAGTCTGTGGCCCACCTGCCCTGGCGCATGCTCACTTACAAGGCCCTCAACACCTTCATCGATGACCTGTTTGCCTTTGTCATCAAGATGCCTGTCATGTACCGGATCGGCTGTCTGCGGGACG atgtgGTCTTCTTCATCTACCTCTACCAACGGTGGATCTATCGCGTCGACCCCACGCGGGTGAATGAGTTTGGCATGAGTGGCGAGGCCCCGACAGCAGCCGCCCCTGTGGCCGAGGCCCCAACAGCAGCAggggccctcccacccccacccgccccagcccctgccacaaCCACCGCCGCAGCCGCCAGGGAGGAGGCCTCCACGCCCCTGCCCGCCAAGCCCACCCAGGGGGCCAGCTCTGCCACCGAGCCCCAGGAAGCCCCTCCAAAGCCAGCAGAGGACAAGAAAAGGGATTAG